The nucleotide window aaagTAGAAAGTATTAAAatggtaataaaataaatactttgtttaaaattttaattataaacacctaaaatataaagtaaaaataaacattttcattaaaaaaatacaataaataataaaaaattctcaACAAATTGAGAAACCTCCTTAATTCTAATGACTGCTGACTTTGATATAGGGTAATCAAATATATAGTATTAAATCATATGCACTCGGGGGACTGTGCGTGCATTTATTACTCATTAGATATGATACATTTATCGTATTTTACTCGTGATTAATAATACTCATAAGACGATAAGATATTTGTACATTTGTAGattgacaaataaataaaataataaaattttaattaacgtAATGCAACAAGAGACAAACTAATTTTTCTtgtgattaaaaaataaataaaataaactgttttAAGACTATTTTCTTGATTgattataaaattgaaaaaaaaacatcgtGTTTTTTTCTATTGGCGTAAATAGATTGTTTGGTtgtttgttcaaaaataaaaaaaaaaataaaataaacaaaacaatagcattttttaaacattttttttaatgaatgatGAGGTTTAAGTATTTGTTTTGCACACTTGAAGCAAAAATGagttagtatagaatatttggaatttttttttataataccgTTTTAATTTCGGGGAAAAACTTTAAAAGCAAAATAGAATTTAgtttaaactataaatttaattcttttaaattgttctAGACTGtttctacaataacaaaattaatttaattaaaaaaaatttttgtagttttataaataaccaaataaaaaaatccctgtcgcctttttgcattttttaaactTGTGCAAATTGCATGTTGTTTacgtgtttttgttattttatatttattttttgttgtttatcgCTCTAAAGATTTTATTTCCCTATAGAAAATTAGTTGGCAGCATAATGGATTGACGTTCATAAAATGTTgacaaaaattgtgtttttaattgttgtttttattatgtatGCAAATAAATAGAATAAACAAGTAATTtacagaataaaaaaataaaaacatacaaagtTTGAAAGCAGATggccaaatttaaaaaagtatagaGGTGGTGATAAGTGAGTGATAGTGATACCTTGGGCGCGTTTaaggttaaaataataaattagtaACTGATAAACAATTGAGCACAATTTTGAgcggaaataaatatttagtgatattttgtcaaatatttaacTAATTAGCACAAATAatggaaattttcaaaacaaaatttgtttagaatcagaaaaaaaattcagcataatttaacaaaagtcttatatattttgtacattgagctttaatttaaaatatcaataaaggGATACAGAAATTAAAGTTCCccaggaaaattttaaaaatgtttgtaaaaattcaatatagaaaaataaaaatttctctaaaattaaacaaatactttaatattttaaagcaaaattcattttttaaacttgaattttacaaaaactattaattaatattttttgaaataataaactattgaaataagaagttatttatttaaaattgcttcttttttataacatttttattgttttatcttTAAACtgcattattttataattaaaaagaattttgtagttcccctttttccatttatgtatatatttttgaattggcAACTCTTTCCTTTACCACTTGCACTCATTTACATTGAGTCATTTCCCCTTTCTCACAGCACTTTACAATAAATTACTTTACATTAGCTCTTTTTTTTAATGCTCTTTTTTGAAAccattttttcaagaatttggCGTTATAAAATAAGACCACACCACCGTGCGGCAATCATTCGTAGTTGAATTTTTAAACCGTTAACAACGCCACAGGTGGAAGGTACTAAGCAaaacaaagtgaaaaaaaaaacaaaaatacacaaacaaaccactataaaaaaaacaaaagaacgttaaaaatataacaatataaaCATTACTTAAATAGTGAAAATAACATAAACAAAGCTAAAATAAATAGACAGAAACACAGCAGAAGAAAAAAACTGCAAGGTCtgcattaaaatttaataaactgcAATTGAAAAAGTTGAAAAGAGAGACAGAAAATTCTAGAACGAAAAACTCCATTTTAGAGAGTACaaagaagaaaaacaacaacaacaaaaaaagggtggtttgaaaaattaaagaaaagtgaagaaaaaaagtgccttttttaaattaaagaaagaaaaaaggttcctaattaaacaattattaaaacaaattgtgtttatttaaacaagtgttaaactaaatatttaaacaacatgGCTTTTATGATGCCGGTAATGAAAAACAATTACGATATCTATAAAGATAAAGGACGCTCACGCAAAACTTCGGAATCCTCTAATGGCACTGGCACTACCGCCAATGCTGCTCCTAATATGGCCTCGGCCATGGGCATTAACCCCTCTAGGGGTAGGCAAAGAATGAAGTCGGAAAGTTTTGCCAGTTCACCCAGTCATACGTATCGCATGCAAATGCAACGTTGTCAATCACAAAAAACTTTTCCAAGAAATGCTTCCCGCACCTCGCAGTATTCTTCAACCTCAGGGGCATTGTCACCCACCAGATCATTTTGCCAAGCCTCCAGCAGTCCTCCCAAGAATAACAATACTACTACAAACTCTGGTAACAATCAAACTGGTTCCCAAAATGACATTAGCAAGTTCCATTTACGTTTGGTGGATAAATTGCGTAAATCCTTTCGCAAGGATTCGGCCAAACGTTCATGAAAGTCAAACTTAACAGATAATGAGAATGACTCTCAACCCCAAATAACAACTAGAAAGGAAGAAGCAaccacagcagcagcagcagaaaatataacatttgttAGGAGTTCAGAGCCAAGCGAAGAACCCACCACTTTATTAGgtagtagcagtagtagtaatACACTTAAGACTGAAGCATTAGAAGCAACAGAGGTTCAACGCTTCGACGACTTAGTCGTCAATAAAGAGCAAGAGTTTAAAGGTCTCTATCTGGAAATACCTAAAACAACTTCTGCCACAACTGATCAGGATTCCTGTTATATTTCTCAAAACTCTCCAACAACATCACCAAATGAAGCAGCTGAGCATAAGCACACTTCGTTGGCTACACAACTGGGACGCCGTTTAACCGCCCCCTTAATCAAAGCTAATATCAAAAGATGCCACAAGAAATTGGCCAATTTACAATTACACCATTATCATCATACCACACATCAACAAAAATCCCaaaaccttttaaaaacagATGACAATTCCCGAAAATTGAAACTTTTAAGTTCTAACTCTACCATGGAATTGTTTAATCAAGACTGTGAAAATCTAAGTAAACTGGAACACAAAcctttaatgaaaaatatgcaaaaaaccGGCGAATCAACAACATATGTGGATAAGTGCAAAAAGTCTCCGGAAAAATGTGCAGCGGGTCTAAGGCAGGCTCGCCGACGTAAACGTTTATCGTTTATGCGCCGTTCAACGAAAAGTGCTCCTGGTTAAGAGAGCAGTAGTACATAGTTATAAAGGTAATACATGCAAAAGTAGTAAAAGTTGGCAGTAGAGTTTTGTTGAAAAGTAGTTTGTTGTAATTGTAAGTTTTACAAGGtagttataaacaaattttaagcaaatttgCTGAACGAAACTAAAGGCTCTtttggaaaatgtaaaaaaaatgttcaagaaaatatttttgtaaaaatgatattttttaagcaaCATGACAAATTTTGCTAAAGAATTTTTGCTTTGGACCGAATTGTTGTTTGGTTTACAGGGGTTTCCCCAGAATATTACAaaatactttaattttctaaagaaattataaaaaattggtttaaatcaagattttttagagcgaaaatctaattttatttaaaaaaaaaaattcaaaatttcttttataaaacaaatttttaaagaaaaatgattttaaaaagttGGCAAGAGTTTCTCTTTAAATTAAggcaaattttttgtaaaaaaatgttaaaaaattgattcaaaaattaaaaatttcatcaaatttatgaatttttaaagacTAACTCTTAAACAGAGATAATTAGCAAGTGATTCTAATTGAATCATgacaaaatttaagaatttatttgtaaaagaaacttaaaaaggaaagtttaattgaaatatatgaaaatttaacaaaacattgtttaaaaatagtgaaaatttggtcttgattaaatttttaaaagaaaatttacaaaaatatttaaattttctttagaattttggTAAAATCTCAAAGATTAAAGATGCTATAGGGTGCTAAGATGAAAAATTCTGATTATAACTGCAATAATATGGCCCAATTAGACATTTAAACagcaaaaaattaactttttgacaaagttttttaaaataaatttaataaaattaaagttttgtgAAACTAATGGCTTAATTATTAGTGATTTGTTGAAACTTAAGccgaaatttattcaaaataatgtaaaaatttgttcatgattgaatcttttaaagaaattttcccaaaaaattaatatttcttacaaatatttgAGAAAACTCAAGAATTAAAGATAACTTAGGATGATTagttgtaaaattttgattattacatcaaaaatttttcattattgatgttttatactaaatttaaaacgaaaaattaaatttccttaataatatttgagaaatctcaagaattaaacataatttaaagtgattatttgtaaaattttgattataacAGCAATAATGTTGCCCTATAAACAGCAGTTTTGCATTATAGGCATTTAATGTGCAAAATAATGCACTTGCTAAGCTGTTTGTCAAGAAAATCCTATATTAAAGGCATATCTAAACAGGAGGCTGCAAAAAAATCCTCTCTGGGAGAATTTCTCTCCCCAATCATCAAATTCTGTTGTTATTTAATGCGAATAAGGATGAAAGAGACACAGTAAAAATGCAAGGATGCTGCCATATCGAGtttaaatgctaaaaaaatGCACTTTGTCCGGCAACTGCACTTTTTCTAGATTGAGTGTTTTGTGCAAATGTGTGCATTTGCAAATTGCATTTGTAGGATTTTCTAAAAGACAGAAAAACACAAGTTAATTCAGAAAATCGTAGTGATTTCATACTACTGAACGACTCTATTGAAGAGGAAAACAAGAAAGACCATTCAGGGAATTTAAATAATGCTTcccaaatctaaacaattttaaaaatttcataaaaaagtaaaaaaaaaagatttaaaactctagttttgttaaatttaacagaatttaacaattttttggttaaacaaagtttaactattgaaaaacaaaacttttgaaGTTTATATTTCGggggtttatatttattttggacGTTAACTAAAACGGAGTTTAACAGAAGACAGTTCCTAAAGACAAAAGGGTTTAAACCGGTTTAACTAAAACGGAGTTTAACTGACTAACATTAAACAGTTAGTTGCTAAACTAAAAGGTCTGGCCAACTGCAGTTGTTTTGTTCTGCCAGATTGAGTTTTCTGATCAAcctcattaaaaattttaaaattctcaaCAATTTTCTAACATAATCAAGgtcatttaagtttttttttttatttaatttaaaatgctgTTATGGCcatttatttgccataattTATTGTCGCAACGAaagtttttaaaacacattCTCTATGGCATATACAGGATGCCAATAACACCTTCTTTTCCTGCTCCTCCTAACAACCTATTATTATAATGAAtgtaaaattgaaaaagaaaacatacatacattttacacAAGACCCTGGTATacttaataataatgataaaacAGAAATATATTTTGGCTAAAAGCCAACTATTGTGCAAAATGTTTTCAGTGCTCtctcttaacaaaaacaaaaaattgcattacaggaattcaccaaaaaaaaaagcttcactaaatctaaaaaaaaaacaaacaaaaattaaatgaaatgaaatatttataaaaagaaattgtaCAGGCCGTACAACCACAACTAAATATTAAGAAACTGAACATTATTTACACAAGAAAGCTAAATTATAGATAAATACATATAGAACGGAAACTCTCTTGataaagacctaactcagttgtcaaaaacctaagtgttgagaaaatattagtaaaaaaaagtatgtgAAAACTAAAACatcaatattttgagaaatatttttgtttgagtttttattttagtttctgatctatgtgtatttttctataagcaaaactgttataaaaaaaaatatttttattttgttttttaaaaagaaataaagtaaaataagatatatttgtatatttttgcgGTTTCttattaagtttaagtttaattttagttataaaaacttgtatatttgttaaattttatatttaccaAACAAGACTAAGGACCAAgaccataaaaatttaaacaaataagaaagaaaGGTTCGTAAATGCAGTAATTAATAGTAGATCACTAAAATTTAGTGATCGCATCACCAAACTTTAGTGATCTACAACAACATGCTGATCTTGTTatgattaaattaaacattttaatcatttacgAACACTATTACTTAAGCTCTCATTTTGTTAAACAGTTATTAAACATACTAGaaaaatattgaagatattttattaaatattttgtttaaatcttaacACAAGCttccaaaatattataaattaaaggaTTTTAAGGAGAAATTTGATTTGACTATTCCAATTATATATGAATTACATGGTCCTTCGAATCAAATTTCTCCATAAGAACCttagaattatcaaaaaaacGAAGAACATATTGACTTATAACACAACAAATAGCTAACGAAATATAACAAGggaattaatttttagaaatataaaaaaaaccaaaattacagtagtacttaaattttaacgaaaaaatcttccttaattttttttttttttaaacaaacttttaagtaaaaacTGCCACagaaaagaatttttgaaacctataaaaataaataaatccctataaaaaaataacgcttctaaaatcaaacaaaatttagttttaaaataaaatatttttattaaaaaaaaaaacaacaataaaatatatatttacttaaatctatattataaaaataaaaacaatttttatattttttaaaaacctaagaaatttttgtataaatcttaaaaaaaaatttgaaaattcttaaaattttcataaaaaaattttctgtcattaaatatcaatttcaaaacttttgatattttttgtttaaataacgcTTTAATCTATATATTTATCTCTTATTATAACTTATctgcttaatatttttttgtataagtaaCCAAGTACCAAGTAATTGTAAATTTAcctttatcttttttttaagtttaagtttgtgttttaaaaaatatatcattataaataaaaaaatacaacatatatatatttatatacatacatataaacaaaaaaaaacaaagtgcttttagttttaatttatgcTTAAACAagcaaaaatgtaaaacaaaatttttaaaaatgcaattaaGTTTTGTTCTCAATAAAAAAATGCTGTAAATTTATAAAGCGTAAAGAACTTTATAAATAAGTATGACTAATTTAAGTAGTAAACTAGCTATAGAAAGGTACATTCTTTAGCTTCAACTGTAATTGACAACGATGCCAGTTTAACAAGAATTTGCTTACTTCAAAGATAACAAATTAGAGTATTATATTCAGCTATggcgaatcttgtatacccaccattaataaaaatatttatctgatATAAGAGGTTATATGGGGGATAGGGTCTATTATTGACCGATCCTTACAAAAGtcggtagaaagatttaggtacatataaaacttattgggtgtatgacgtAAAATTGCGGGATTTCTTCAAAGTTTAgtctataaatataaatttattcgaagtaTTGCCATTTGCCATTGttggctatgaccttttcccatccttCTGGCAACATATATTTTCCGAGTTCTTgaggacaagaacgaatcaagccaatttaggatactcttttccaaagtgaagcatatcccagagagagcgttctgcatcgatcgaaagaaaAAGTAGTCGGACTGGGCAAGGTCTAGAATATAAGGCTTGTGAGACAAAACATCTCAACCACgtaattctaaatagtttttatcaggtattgcaacatctgATCTAGCGTTGtcatcgcttcaaacgaatcagttgcattcggtacaggttccctatgatggCTTCACGTAtgatttcagccagctagcttctTTCGTTTAGGccatatcgtgttttcaacagtcTTTGAATCTTATGAGGAAacagaatatatgtacttttTGTTTCTACGGCCACGATatgttacaatattttttgattGTGGGTATAaaaggacagacagacggatggacatggctagatcgtcttagatcgttttttgatggtgggtagaAAAAGAACCCAACATTTGTAAAATGCTTTGAAGTTGTATGTATTAATTGAGCAACCTCTTGTATTTAATCAATGAATTTAATGGCAGTTGTCAGTTGCAATTTAAGCTAAAGTATTGTAAATGGATGTATCTTTAAAGGACAGCTTTAAAGTCTAAAATATTTGGTGAAAATCAAACAGAAATGTTGATTTTGTGACTGCAAACTGTTTCTATATTTCCAGTTTTATGAGGTATTCCCGAAAATTATTCAACTATAAGTCTTAATTGGACattaaatagcaaatgatattttaaaataaagcttcATCAATGAACATATCAAGAAATTACTGGAACTTAAACAAATACTCAAGAAGAAATTAAGCAATTTGGAAAATTAGGATTAAactatttaaagaaaacaaaattgcacaaatattcttattttagtTGAATTTGAAGACTcagaaaaatcataaaaatttaattcatttgacGAAGAAAATAAGATTTATGGAACCTAAATATACGAAGCTATAATTCTTATTTGTTCACCAAGTTTCCACTGCATTACATGTTGAAgagaaaaattaattcatttcattcaattcatttgctAGAATGAAAAGATTAGGAACAGATTTTGAGAGCGGAAGTCAAGGATATGTAGATTTTATTTGGAGTGAATGCAGGATTGGAGTTAAACCTTCATTTCAACTCAgaatcaaaacatttttcatcttaatttattcattcattcattgtgCAACTCATATCATATTTCTCAATAagaaaaatgcatgaaaaattcaaaatatcattcaattcattttaattaattttgacaaGGAAGTCAAGGATAAAGAATTTTCATTGAAACTAAATGCAGGAGTTAAGTTgaactttcatttcaatttggAATCAAGACAACTTTATCAAGCTACCATCACACTATCCTATCATAGTCTTGAAGTCATCTATGTGTTCAAAACCTATCTTATTTGAGAAGCTATCCAGTTCAACACTGATCATTAAGCATTTCCCCAGCATGCAACTGAATCATAAGACAAATTAAACTTCGTAGACTGAGAAAAACGAACTCTCTTTTGATCACGATATATATAAGGATCGTGTAGAGATCATTGATTGTATTACATCTGCACATAATCATTAATATCTCTCAATTGAGATGAGATCATCTACAATTGGACATGGAAACTCTTCATAATCATAAAGGTTAGTGCTGATTCACACTCGTCAAGCTTACTTGACAAAGGCTTAAGTTTGTGGATGAGAGAGGAGATTGGAaagattttcctctttttcttcctctctcttctataaactcaagacttgtTCAATTAAACTTGACGTATGTGAACCAGCACTTAGTAAAAGCAACTACATTGCATGATCATTATTTAAGATACTATATTGTTTTAAGTTAGTGCTGATTCACACACGTCAAATTTACTTGCGAAAGTCTTGAGTTTGTAGATGAGAGAGGAGATTGCATAGATTTTGTTCCTCTATTCTTTTTTCTTCTATAAATACAAGAATTGTTCAAGTTAACTTGACTtgtgtgaaccagcacttaATAAAACGTAAGGAACTAAGTACATTGTACGATCATTATTAAATATACGATcatcgttttatttaaatttaattacaattgaattctttcaaatttaattaaaacctaGTCCCTCGACAAAAAATAAGTTCGAAATGAGTTTGCATTAACATTTGATATCAAACATGATTCTCAAACCTAGACAGAGGATAAATTTGAGATTGATTTGAgaaaaatcatttgaaaaataaaattttcacaacaTATTgtcaaatattaatttcaaatcattctCAAACCTAAATATATGCTTAATAAATATAGcagaaaatgtttgaaaaataatgcTTTCTCAAACGTGAAGATGCGATAAAAAAGTCGTCTGTAAGTTACTCGATTCGACTGTTTTGCGATAAAACTATCTTCTATAAATTGCGTGAATCGTTgtttgattttcaaa belongs to Calliphora vicina chromosome 4, idCalVici1.1, whole genome shotgun sequence and includes:
- the LOC135957302 gene encoding uncharacterized protein LOC135957302, producing MAFMMPVMKNNYDIYKDKGRSRKTSESSNGTGTTANAAPNMASAMGINPSRGRQRMKSESFASSPSHTYRMQMQRCQSQKTFPRNASRTSQYSSTSGALSPTRSFCQASSSPPKNNNTTTNSGNNQTGSQNDISKFHLRLVDKLRKSFRKDSAKRS